The Euwallacea similis isolate ESF13 chromosome 15, ESF131.1, whole genome shotgun sequence genome has a window encoding:
- the LOC136413695 gene encoding cuticle protein CP14.6-like, whose translation MKMLVLFFALFAVALAAPQSNPDAQAQVLKYDSDNAGIDGYNFNFETSNGISQQEQGTLQNAGSENEIMQVRGSYSFTGADGVVYTVTYIADENGFQPQGAHLPSK comes from the exons atgaagatG ttggTACTGTTCTTCGCCCTTTTCGCTGTAGCTCTTGCAGCCCCTCAAAGCAACCCTGATGCTCAGGCTCAAGTTCTAAAATACGACAGTGATAATGCAGGAATCGATGGATATAACTTCAA TTTTGAGACTAGCAACGGAATTTCTCAACAAGAACAAGGAACTCTTCAGAATGCAGGATCAGAAAACGAGATTATGCAAGTAAGGGGGAGTTATTCCTTCACTGGAGCCGATGGGGTGGTTTATACTGTGACATACATTGCTGACGAAAACGGATTCCAACCTCAAGGGGCTCATTTACCATCGAAATAA
- the LOC136413687 gene encoding endocuticle structural glycoprotein ABD-5-like: MNSVLNFLVVFFIGACQSVPISDSKSRLIRYEDDRNLDTYKYGFETDNGISRNEVAEIKVKDNKEILTVSGSYAFTGDDGKRYIVIYTSDENGYLPLIHNMEEVATLPPRKNVPSLGIPPAALASLAGGGLG, from the exons ATGAATAGtgtcttaaattttttggtaGTATTCTTCATAGGAGCATGTCAGTCAGTGCCTATTTCTGATAGTAAGAGTCGATTAATTCGATATGAAGACGATCGGAATTTGGATACCTATAAATATGG ctttGAAACTGATAATGGAATCTCTAGAAACGAAGTTGCAGAAATCAAAGTAAAagataataaagaaattcttACCGTAAGTGGTTCCTATGCTTTTACTGGAGACGATGGTAAGAGATACATTGTGATTTACACATCGGACGAAAATGGATATCTCCCTTTAATACATAATATGGAAGAAGTAGCCACTCTTCCACCTCGTAAAAATGTTCCCTCCCTCGGGATCCCACCAGCAGCGCTGGCTTCTTTAGCAGGAGGTGGCTTAGgttaa
- the LOC136413738 gene encoding cuticle protein CP14.6-like: MNIIFNFLVVIFIGVCHSVPISESKSRLIRYEDDRNLDKYRYGFETDNGISRNEVGEIKVKDNQEILTVSGFYAFTGDDGKRYIVTYVSDENGYRPSIQNEQQLVSLPYDKGFSLGFPTVPQIQYATLASLAGGGLG, from the exons atgaatattatttttaatttcttggtAGTAATCTTCATAGGGGTGTGTCACTCAGTGCCTATTTCTGAAAGTAAAAGTCGATTGATTCGATATGAAGACGATCGGAATTTGGATAAATACAGATATGG aTTTGAAACTGATAATGGAATCTCAAGAAACGAAGTTGGAGAAATCAAAGTAAAAGATAATCAAGAAATTCTTACCGTAAGTGGCTTCTATGCCTTTACTGGAGACGATGGAAAACGATACATTGTGACTTACGTATCAGATGAAAATGGATATCGTCCCTCAATACAAAATGAGCAACAATTAGTCTCCCTCCCATATGATAAAGGTTTTTCTCTAGGTTTTCCAACGGTTCCCCAAATACAGTATGCAACGTTGGCTTCTTTGGCAGGAGGTGGTTTAGGTTAA